The window GAAACGGACGGGAAGCCGGCGGGTAAATGCTCCTCTCTCACAAAACTTCCCAGAAGCAAATGTTACAAAGAGGGCTTTATTGGGCTGTTCCATGAGGGGTGGAATGTACAGAGGGGCCACTTCTGCCCCCGGGAGGGGCCACGCACATGTAGAAATGTCAGTCCTTTTCTTGCTCTTCCCAATCACTTTGCCCGGAGCCACGGCCAGGGCCACGCTCTGGTAGAGACCTGAGGAGATCTTGTTGACGTAGTACAGATCCACCAGCGAGAAAATTAAGCTGGGAACAGTGAGAGAGAAGGCGGCCATGTTTATTACGCCCGTCACAGACCGACGTTATACTAGCAAGGAGGAAAGTGTTATTCAATCCCTACAAGATATGCCCTTCATACCACGCTTCTTACAGGCATACACCACGAGACACAGATCCCGGCCACGCTCCTTACAGGCACACACAACGCGCCGGTTACAggcacacaccgatacacagaaCGCGCCGGTTACAggcacacaccgatacacagaaCGCGCCGGTTACAGGCACACACCGTTACACAGAACGCGCCGGTTACAggcacacaccgatacacagaaCGCGCCGGTTACAggcacacaccgatacacagaaCGCGCCGGttacagtcacacaccgatacacagaaCGCGCCGGTTACAggcacacaccgatacacagaaCGCGCCGGttacagtcacacaccgatacacagaaCGCGCCGGTTACagacacacaccgatacacagaaCGCGCCGGTTACAggcacacaccgatacacagaaCGCGCCGGTTACAggcacacaccgatacacagacCGCGCCGGTTACAGGCACACACCGTTACACAGACCGCGCCAGTTACAggcacacaccgatacacagaaCGCGCCGGTTACAGGCACACAACGATACACAGAACGCGCCGGTTACAggcacacaccgatacacagaaCGCGCCGGTTACAggcacacaccgatacacagaaCGCGTCGGTTACAggcacacaccgatacacagaaCGCGCCATTACagacacacaccgatacacagaaCGCGCCATTACagacacacaccgatacacagaaCGCGCCGGTTACAggcacacaccgatacacagaaCGCGCCGGTTACAggcacacaccgatacacagacGCGCCATTACagacacacaccgatacacagaaCGCGCCGGTTACAggcacacaccgatacacagaaCGCGTTGGTTACAggcacacaccgatacacagaaTGCGCCGGTTACAggcacacaccgatacacagaaCGCGCCGGTTACAggcacacaccgatacacagaaCGCGCCGGTTACAggcacacaccgatacacagaaCGCGCCGGTTACAggcacacaccgatacacagaaCGCGTCGGTTACAggcacacaccgatacacagaaCGCGTCGGTTACAggcacacaccgatacacagaaAACGCTCCAGTTACAGACATACACCGATACACAGAAAACGCTCCAGAAGAGTCGAACTTCACAGCTCTGTGTATTGCAAATATACAATGTGCTGTACGTGGCTCCAGCACTATGTACTCACCACGTCGTCACGCAGACCCTGTGCACCAATCCGGAGGCAAACAATGCTATGAACAAGCACACGACAACTGCAAGAACACGGGACGATCAGCGCTGACAACACAgataagggggagggagcgggagagcGGTGGGAGGGAgaacggggggtgggtgggaggaagagagaacggggggtgggtgggagggaagagagaacggggggtgggtgggaggaagagagaacggggggtgggtgggaggaagagagaacggggggtgggtgggagaagagagaacggggggtgggtgggaggaagagagaacgggggtgggtgggaggaagagagaacggggggtgggtgggaggaagagagaacggggggtgggtggaggaagagagggggggtgggtggaggaagagagggggggagagagagagcggggggagNNNNNNNNNNNNNNNNNNNNNNNNNNNNNNNNNNNNNNNNNNNNNNNNNNNNNNNNNNNNNNNNNNNNNNNNNNNNNNNNNNNNNNNNNNNNNNNNNNNNNNNNNNNNNNNNNNNNNNNNNNNNNNNNNNNNNNNNNNNNNNNNNNNNNNNNNNNNNNNNNNNNNNNNNNNNNNNNNNNNNNNNNNNNNNNNNNNNNNNNGTTGACCCCCCTGCTGCGGGACAGGCGTTCCCGTCACCAGGTTACCCCGTGCTGTGGGACAGGCGTTCCCGTCACCAGGGTTACCCGCCGTCGGCTGCGGGACAGGCGTTCCCGTCACCAGGTTACCCCTGCTGCGGGACAGGCGTTCCCGTCACCAGGTTACCCCTGCTGCGGGACAGGCGTTCCCGTCACCAGGTTACCCGTGCTGCGGGACAGGCGTTCCCTGTCACCAGGTTACCCCGTGCTGTGGGACAGGCGTTCCCGTCACCAGGTTACCCCGTGCTGTGGGGACAGGCGTTCCCCGTCACCAGGTTACCCCGTGCTGCGGGACAGGCGTTTCCTGTCCCCAGGGTTACCCCGTGCTGCGGGACAGGCGTTCCTGTCACCAGGTTACCCCCTGCTGCGGGACAGGCGTTCCCGTCACCAGGTTTACCCCGTGCTGTGGGACAGGCGTTCCCGTCACCAGGTTACCCCGTGCTGCGGGACAGGCGTTCCCGTCACCAGGTTACCCCGTGCTGTGGGGACAGGCGTTCCTGTCCCCAGGTTACCCCGTGCTGCGGGACAGGCGTTCCCGTCACCCCGGTTACCCCGTGCTGCGGGACAGGCGTTCCCGTCACCAGGTTACCCCCTGCTGCGGGGACAGGCGTTCCCATCACCAGGTTACCCCGTGCTGTGGGACAGGCGTTCCTGCCATTAGGTTACCCTGTAGCGGTCCTCATCTCTAAGGATACAGTGAGGGAGAAGAAGAAGACCCCTGAGCCCAGCAAACCCCCCAGGATTGTGAGCCATTCGGAGGACGCCAGCTGCTTGTTGTACATCTGCATCCCCGGCGAACAGCAGGAGAGACACGAGGGAGGAGAGGCGCAAGAGACGTTCCAGTACTGACCGCTGCGGAAAGAGACAGCAACAAGTTCACTCCCAGCCCAGACAGGACCAAAGTCAATAAGTGTAACTAAGCCCTAATACAGCTTCAGTCTCACAGAGGTGAATAGAAATGAAGGTGCTCCAAGGCGTAGGCACCGTTTAGTATCTCTGGGCTATACAGTGCACTTCCACTGACTGTGTACATTTCCCAACATCCCACTCTGATTGCAAGCTCTGCGGGGGAGCCAGGGGATTTCCGTCCCTATCCATTGCTTGTATGTTCAATGAACATATTGTTTTAACATTTCCTGTATTAAATTTCTATTTAGTTAAGTACCGTGTATATTGTTGGTGCTATACAAAAAGCATATACAATCACAAATCTGCATTATATATCACATTATGGACATATCCTTAGAATGTTCTCTGCATagagatgtgtgtatatataatgtatacagtcACCGCCTCACTGAGAAATCAGCACTTTGTATATAATGCTATTTTAATGCTCAAAAGCTCCCTGATTTGGGGTCTCTGGGGGGTGACACGCCTGCAGTGCAGGAATGTGCGGTGACAAAGCTGCCCTGTGTGACATACTACTGGTGTTTATACGGTGTGTGCGTATGTGgaggataatatatatatatatatatatatatatatatatatatgtcatttcccaaaatcccttgctgcagtggtaacactgtatgctaggaggtaaagcaggtttgcagacctgttaatgtgctcacaagtaatatttgtgtatatatacacacacacaccacacacacacacacaacacacacacacacacacacacacacacacacacacatgtatacatatatatattatacacacacacacacacacacatatatatatatatacacacacaaacatacatatatatatatacacatatatatatatatatatatatatatatatacacatatatatatatacacacacatacatacataatatacacacacaaatacattatatatatatatatacatatatacacatacataaacacacacacaaacatatatatatacatacacacacacatacataatataaccgcacacaaatacatatatatatatacatatatatatatacacacacacacacaaatatatatatatatatatacacacactatatatatctatatatatacacacacacacacacacacacacacatatatatatataatacacacacaaatacatatattatacatatatatatataatatacacacacaaatacataaatatatatacccccccccccccccccccccccccccacaaaagaaaccagctggcactccaatagaaacaTATGGTCCGGTGCTCGCTCCATACGCATAATATAACAGCGATCCCCTCCAAAAGAGAAATCACCCAGCAGCACTCAGATAAATGAATCAAATAAGTGTATTATAACACAAAAAAAGCACACAACATTTCGGTCCCAGCAAGaggagcttcatcaggagtgtgtgCTTTTTTGTGTTATAATACACTTAATGATTCATTTATCTGAGTGCTGCTGGGTGATTTCTCTTGTTTTTGTGGATATCGCattattgtctgtgtgtgtgctgtgtatacacacgtgtctatacactatatatacacatatatatccccctgtgtgactatataaaagtgtgtatatgtatatatatatatactcctgtGTGACactatataaatgtgtatatacagtgtatgtcaATCCACCTCCTCCTGTGTGACTGTGCCTGCACATTAGGACACGtcaccttcctcctcctctctcctccccctcacacagctctccCTCTCTAcctgcccccacccccacacagctctcccctctctgctcgcccccccATAGCTCTCCCCTCTGCCTGCCCCCCcacagctctcccctctctgtctgtcccccccacacagcccctcccctctctgcctgtCCCCCCACAGCTCTCCCCTCTGCCTGTCACCCcacagctctcccctctctgcctgtcACCCCcacagctctcccctctctgcctgtcccccacagctctcccctctctgcctgtccccccacagctctcccctctctgcctgtcCCCCCACAGCTCTCCCGTCCACCCCAcacagctctcccctctctgcctgcccccccccacagctctccccctctgcctgcccccccaccccccacagctctcccctctctgtctgtccccccACACAGCCCTCCCCTCTCTGCTGTCCCCCCACACAGCCCTCCCCTCTCTGCTGTCCCCCCACACAGccctcccctctctgcctgtccccccacacagccctcccctctctgcctgtCCCCCCACAGCTCTGCCCTCTCTGCCTGTCCCCCcacagctctcccctctctgcctgtccccccacacagctctctctcccccagtccgcTCACACATGCTGCCGCCTCCAATGCCTGGGTGTCCGGAACCAGCTGTCCGCGATGCGCAGCCCGAGCCTAccagagggtgggcgggaggctGAGCACAGCACAGCGCCCCCGCGGGATGGGAGGACTTGAGCACCGTGtcatagtgtgtgagtgtgtgtgtgtgtgtgtgtgtgtgtgtgtgttgtgtgtgtgtgtgtgtgtgtgtgtgtgtgtgtgtgtgtgtgtgtgtgtgtgtgtgtgtgtgtgtgtgtgtgtgtgttgtgtgatgtgtgtgtgtgtgtgtgtgtgtgtgtgtgtgtgtgtgttgtgtgttgtgtgtgtcactTTCGGTTGCATGTTGGTTGTTTTCCACACTTTTGAGGTGCCAGAGAGTGTTTTATCGTGTTTGTATGTTTTGTGACGTGTCTTTAATAATACATTTGTTACAATTTTTGCACACCAGAGTGCTTTTTGTGGGATACTTTCCTCTTCCCCTTTTGTttgtgtctacacacacacacacatatatatatacagtggtcgacaa is drawn from Ascaphus truei isolate aAscTru1 chromosome 7, aAscTru1.hap1, whole genome shotgun sequence and contains these coding sequences:
- the KRTCAP2 gene encoding LOW QUALITY PROTEIN: dolichyl-diphosphooligosaccharide--protein glycosyltransferase subunit KCP2 (The sequence of the model RefSeq protein was modified relative to this genomic sequence to represent the inferred CDS: deleted 2 bases in 2 codons; substituted 1 base at 1 genomic stop codon), producing the protein MNQFEHFLLDCRRDTDAVSTGTSLALSSLVSLLLFAGMQMYNKQLASSEWLTILGGLLGSGVFFFSLTVSLEMRTATGXPNGRNACPTARVVVCLFIALFASGLVHRVCVTTCLIFSLVDLYYVNKISSGLYQSVALAVAPGKVIGKSKKRTDISTCAWPLPGAEVAPLYIPPLMEQPNKALFVTFASGKFCERGAFTRRLPVRFCLPFPSPRRPPVPLAGLPFPSPRRPPVPLAGLPIIFARKYNVAENRRGLLNRLLRCHNQSNKALVHCPLLSEPVIPSCGPGVDTEARARAATMRSALDNRVIVLEVRTDTNPCT